AAGTATGAGGGAGCTTCTCCGCCTTGCAGTTTTTATTcctttcttattatcagatagcgAAGTTCGAATCTCGCTTCCAATTACTTGAAGAATTATATATCTCGTTTCATAGATTTAcgatttctacaattttttcgTACACCTTaacgtttaaaagatattaacggttaaagtttgattattttaaggcaaacttgttttcttcttttgaattttatatgtaaCTCAAAgagaaaaatcattttaaattgcAAAGCTAATAGTATTGTAGGAAATTTACAGCTACATTTATAAAATTGgtctgttatttttattttattttattttatttttttcatttttatttatttttggtaatattttttttttctttaatttttacaattttttttatttaatttaatttaattttattttatttttttgagtattcttttttaatttgttttttatttaatgcaatttaatttagtttaatttaatttaatttaatttggtttaatttaatttaattttattttatttgaatttattttattttatttattttgagtattatttttttattttattttttacttaatttaattttactttattttattttacatattttttttagtttttatttttttttaatttttttacgtttagatttctctttttttcaactttattttttttaatattttttatttttaatttttttttctactattGTTTTGCGGATTTTTGACGTTTGTTAtataaacgcttaacttaatcgaaaaattatacaaaaattgtttttgattttttttttacccaccctaatatacataaaaatatatagatgtacatatatgcaaaaatcTCTCATGCCAATTTTCGCTAATTTTTGTTGACAAATTTAACGTGTTTTGGGTTTTCCAGCATGCCagcatggcgtatacgtaactagCAAGTATgaatgtaaacattttaaattaattatacgcAGTGGTGTACACAATGCAGGTAAGCGTTTAccatacacaaatatgtacgtttgcatatgtgtgtataactgtttgtaaatatatatttgtattcgcttaattgttaatattaaaatgtaaatacaatTATAAAGACAAGCAAAGTGACGGAAACCGTTAAATGGCGTAGCGTATGAGGGCTCGGAGGTATGGAcaaatttcaatgatttttttctatgcTGAATATCAAACATGaagcaataacaaataaaaagctACTAATACTAATAATATTTGATACCAACCGACATATTTTGTTGTCAGATTTGTGATTACTAGACTCAGTATTATAAAGCTTGCGTCACTCAAAAAGTTATATCTCAGCAACCAATTATCCGACAGTTATAAAATGCATATCATATCTTTTGGAGGTTGGGTCTCACTGAAAAACGGCAGAATGCAATACCAGTGAAGCAGTTTCATAAAAACAATACGAAATTTTAACTGCCAGTCCTTCATTTTGACCCGTCTATGCAATGGATCTTCATATTTAGTAAATCTACCCTGTGGGTACAAGGTATAGAAGGTTTGCTACGaagtttatttgtatataaatgatcatagTGGCGAGCCGAGTCGATATAAACAAGTCTGTCTGTCTGCATAAGAGATTTGCTTCCTTAGTTTTCGAGAAATCCATCTGAAATTTCGCGTACGTCCTTTTCTCTGTAAGAAACTAATCATTTGTCGGAGCCACCGATATCGAagcactatagtatatagttgccaagatcctcaagtcgctagccggcagcacatggggaaaagacaaagaaacgttgttggcaacttacaaggcaatcggccggccggtcctcaactacgcagcgccgatatggtcgcctggatgcagtggtacgcagatgaggaaacttcagacctgccaaaatacagcactccggactacgacgggatgtctcttgatgtctcccatcgaacacctccatagtgagacgcgcatgcttcctgtaaaggagcataatgaactcctctccaggcagttcctgctgggatgtttccgtaggaatcacccttgcagccatctgcttggagcggagccgcctcctaggagcatcaagaggtcattcctcgactacgtcgacgacgtcgtacagtacgccgaccgaacttcggacgctacagacttcagacaggtactgaccgccattcacagtggagccattaacaccttcaccgactcccttcccgtgaatggcgttcttggagtcaaagcaccacctattgcagatgaagagctccagttgccgcgagaaacgcgagtgaccctagcgcaacttcgttctgggtattgtagcaggttaaactcctacttatccagaatcgaccccgacatatccaatatatgtcctgcatgcaacgagtctccgcatgacactggccacctctttgcatgccccacaaacccaactcatctaacaccttcctccctttggtccgaccccgtcgaaacagcgcgtttcctgggcctaccgttagatgacctcgacgacaacacagatgacccttaccatcctaacggggattagcatatccgttaaaacaacaacaacatagttGCCTTTTAGCTTAGTGATcagaatcaagtccttgtatggactATGCCATAAATAATAGTATAATCGAACAAATAATaagacaaaataatatttaattaaatttttaagtaataaaaaatcataaaggaaagaaaaaaggcagaatgtaaacaaaagtgTCATCGACttcataaaacataaaaaggaaacaaaCGGGTCATCGACCTCATATGGAAACAAAGGTTGCTGtgttggctaaatgtaaacaaaaaagatcATTGATCCCACATGTAAACAAATGTTGTTGTCTTTGGCtgaatgtaaacaaaggttgtggactttgctaaatgtaaacaaaaagatcATCGACCTCATATGTAAACAATGGCTGCTgtcttggctaaatgtaaacaaaggttgtgaaCATGgctaatgtaaacaaaaaagatcATTGGCCACAGAAAATGTAAACTAACGGGTCATTGACCTcggaaaaatgtaaacaaaagggtcaTTGACCGTATAATGTAAACAAGGGGgtctttgaaaattaatatacatatatatatttttaggaatTACTTATATCAATTACAAATTGCTAACTGCGAACAGGTTTTCTAAAAATCAGTATGCAATATCCAGAGACAACTGTATACCAATCTTATAAGACGCCGAGCGGTAAGTGGTcggcagcaataaaaaaaacgaatacatacatacataaaacgcAAAGGCTAAAAAAAAGAAGCAACATAACCACAACTTATTAGCACAGCTTTATcaacaatttctttaaattaaaaatagacactaaaaatgaaaaaatatcacTTACCAGTCTTAAGTAATATTTGCGgttaaaataaattagtaatATATCTTGAAATGAACTGATGAATAAACAGTTTTGTATGAGTGTATTTCAACTGCTTCAATACTTGATTggattgaagaaaaatgttgaTACTTAGAATTTCATATGGCTTTTGAagctacaaataaataaaaaataaactgtgGTTGGATTTAATGATGCTGTTGATGTAACATGTGACactaataaaatacattttattttaatcaaaaataatggTATTAAACCCTCACCTTTGCACATATGGTGTCTGCATAAATGATTAAAAGTAACTATATTATTCttcaaattagtttttaaacCGAAACCaacgaaattttaatatttttgcagccTTTAGTGAACTTAGAACCGAATTTAAATAacgattaatttatttaattaaataaaaaaatttgtatgtaataaTTTTGGTGAAAATGGTTATTGCTTAAACATTAAACTCGGGAGTACGGGCAGTCAACTCAATTTTGTGACTGCTACAAATCACTCTCGGTCACTACATCATGTGACAGATGCTCGAAGTTGTGCGCCAACAATTGGGTCACAATACAATCGGAACATtgattcaaatatatataacagGTATTGCAACGAAAACGTAAACGTGAAATGGCTCTAACGCGACATGTTTCACACATGGCCGCCAATGGATCTGGATTATATCCTTCAGGTATCTTCAATTTCTCATCCTTTATcattgtcaaaatttttattatacgtTCACGGTCGTCATCGTTTTGCACCTCAATACCGTTCGCAATCGCATCTTCTAGTGGCGTTTCCGTTAAGACTTTACGCGTGTCTGTTGGCAATGGCGAACTTGACGTTTGTAAATCACCCATTAAAAAGTCATCTTCCGGCATATGTACAGGCACATTAAAGGCTGGGAAGAAAGTGGTCggtcgaaaaaaatgtttcgctTTCGATTGTCCACCACGCCGATTTTTTGGCCGACGTCCAGGTATGGGCAAACCAGCAtcgtgtaatttttgaaaatacttttgcaCGCGGCTACACACCTGTTGTGGTGTACGATTGCCCAAAGCTTTGGCAATTTTCACATAACGACGACTTTCAATCGCTTCAGCCGGATATTCGATAAGCAATTCTTCGAGGCGACGTTGTTCTTCGCACGACCACAActgtggaaaatattaaaattatgaatttgtATGTTATTTAAGTAGATATACACTATTACTAACCTGATTAAATGTCTCGGGCTTAGACTCGTCTATAACGCGCCCACGCACTGTTGCCGGTTTTGTATCAGGATCAGACTCTTCTTTGATTTTGATGTCTACAGGCGGTAGCAAGTCCAAATTGGTAGTAATTTCGGGCAACTGTATgcgagaaataataaaataattgagcGTTATGCTTATAATATATCAATGGGTTTAAATTTGCCTTTTCAATGGTCATATAATTGGGCGctataatttcttcattattccGCAGTTTTTGCAGCAGCAACTCTGGATCATTTAAATACCGTTGTCTCGCCAATTCCAACTCCTCTAACTGTaatgtttatttgttaatattgataaaattttcttctttttttcttttcaaatgtaATGGTTGCTACCTGTTTGTGCACGCGCATTCTTTGCACCTCCAGCATGGCTATTGTACGCAGCATATTTGTGTAATCGGCATTACCTCGCAAGGCTAGATGATCACTTTCAAAATAGAACGTACTATCTTCTTCACAACTATCACTTTCGTCCATATTAAACTGTAAATATTGcgaatattaaccaaaattcacttttattaaaattagacagatacttttcaatctgctgctaaAGCGTAAGCAACGAATCAGCTGTGCAGTAATATTGTGCAATAATTGACGGCTGTAGATCGTATTGAAATATCGTAACTTTAGTGGCAACACAGTTACTTCATCTTTTTCATTCCAGTTTTATTCCAAGGAAAAATTACAAGAAAGCGATTATTATAAAATACCGTTTGCTTCAAGCACACTTGTatccaaatatttgaaaattacctGAAACGACATAAAAAGAGCAGCTTTTAAAGAAATGATTCGTATGGCAAGACTTCTAATATCGAATGTCATAACAAACCGCCAGTGCGTAATAAAATCAGTGTTACCAGCGTTTTCCCCTAAATTTTggagtcaaaaaatatttttatagcgggattctgtaaccagtctctagtctctatttgatacatttgaggtaaaatctcaatttgtgactagttactattcactaaacagtctctagcgttagtctcaaaatattgcctcagatgtgagacctggtagttagcaggtcacaaaaccaGAAGTCTTGCCTGCCATTTTGCGTATATTGTATAGAAATCATCAtagattgtcgttttttttttaattttgtaagcaactcaaacacgaaaaggttaaaaataaataaattttacataaatttcgtaaatattatgaatcaaatttatttttatttttgttgataatttgtttttttttacaatgttatagaaaatttaatatttgttatcgacatatttattttcattcaagtttgaaaacatctctgaataatgaaatgtaatagattttgtgactgtcgcttacagaatagcaaaatcgtctcaagtctcaaaaattgtctctagctaaaaatctcaaatttttcGACTTGAGACtgtcacagtacagaatcgcacagTTAGTGCGTTCGGTTTTCATTGGATTAGCATTGGAGGAAATTGAAAGTTGGGGATACTGAATAAAAGCCTTCTGTAGGTAAAGAttaaattattatctaatttatagcgggattctgtgaCTAGTCTCTTGTCTccatttgagacattttgaggtaaagtctcaatttgagattaggggccatccataaattacgtcacacgaatttaaggactttttaatcCCTCCCCCTGAAACGAaacttatgtaaaattgatttatttttaaccttttcgtgttctAGCTGCCTacaacatataaaaaaacgacaatcgattaatatctatgatgatctctattcagtatattcgaaatggcagacaagagttctttttagttttgtgacctgctgattatcaggtctcaaatttgaggcaatgttttgagactaacgctagagactgtttagtgaatagtaacgagtcacaaattgagactttacctcaaaatgtcgcaaatagagactagaggatggttacagaatcccgctgttaaaatctgaaatttagagacttgagactgtatcacatTACAGAATCACACGGTTaatttattgtgttttgttgccagctcagaAAAAAGATCAGGGTCCGCTGACAGCTGACAAACCCAGCTGACAAGTGAGAGAGTAAACAAAAGACTATCTAATCATTTTATCCCTGGTCTATGCTGTGAgactatattttacaatttgGGGAACTACATACTTACTCAATTATAAAAaaggaatattttgcaaatgCATGACATCAGTTTAGTTCGAGCTGTCGTGgaaatttctacaaatttaaCATATTAATATGTCGTCCAAAAATGTTGCTGACTTACAGCAAGAATTTGCTaacaaaaatggtaaatataattttctgaaAACTACTTCATACatgtaaaatgtttaaataatttacacatacatatatttgtctTAACTAAAAGTGCGTCTATCCCACTTGCCTGTGACAAGAATCCTTATTATTGTGGTTGAAAAAGATGTCACAGATATTCTGAATTGCAAAGACTTCAAGTGCCATCA
This genomic stretch from Bactrocera dorsalis isolate Fly_Bdor chromosome 5, ASM2337382v1, whole genome shotgun sequence harbors:
- the LOC105230094 gene encoding ZZ-type zinc finger-containing protein 3 isoform X1; translated protein: MLRTIAVLEVQRMRVHKQFNMDESDSCEEDSTFYFESDHLALRGNADYTNMLRTIAMLEVQRMRVHKQLEELELARQRYLNDPELLLQKLRNNEEIIAPNYMTIEKLPEITTNLDLLPPVDIKIKEESDPDTKPATVRGRVIDESKPETFNQLWSCEEQRRLEELLIEYPAEAIESRRYVKIAKALGNRTPQQVCSRVQKYFQKLHDAGLPIPGRRPKNRRGGQSKAKHFFRPTTFFPAFNVPVHMPEDDFLMGDLQTSSSPLPTDTRKVLTETPLEDAIANGIEVQNDDDRERIIKILTMIKDEKLKIPEGYNPDPLAAMCETCRVRAISRLRFRCNTCYIYLNQCSDCIVTQLLAHNFEHLSHDVVTESDL
- the LOC105230094 gene encoding ZZ-type zinc finger-containing protein 3 isoform X3, which encodes MLRTIAVLEVQRMRVHKQLEELELARQRYLNDPELLLQKLRNNEEIIAPNYMTIEKLPEITTNLDLLPPVDIKIKEESDPDTKPATVRGRVIDESKPETFNQLWSCEEQRRLEELLIEYPAEAIESRRYVKIAKALGNRTPQQVCSRVQKYFQKLHDAGLPIPGRRPKNRRGGQSKAKHFFRPTTFFPAFNVPVHMPEDDFLMGDLQTSSSPLPTDTRKVLTETPLEDAIANGIEVQNDDDRERIIKILTMIKDEKLKIPEGYNPDPLAAMCETCRVRAISRLRFRCNTCYIYLNQCSDCIVTQLLAHNFEHLSHDVVTESDL
- the LOC105230094 gene encoding ZZ-type zinc finger-containing protein 3 isoform X2, producing MDESDSCEEDSTFYFESDHLALRGNADYTNMLRTIAMLEVQRMRVHKQLEELELARQRYLNDPELLLQKLRNNEEIIAPNYMTIEKLPEITTNLDLLPPVDIKIKEESDPDTKPATVRGRVIDESKPETFNQLWSCEEQRRLEELLIEYPAEAIESRRYVKIAKALGNRTPQQVCSRVQKYFQKLHDAGLPIPGRRPKNRRGGQSKAKHFFRPTTFFPAFNVPVHMPEDDFLMGDLQTSSSPLPTDTRKVLTETPLEDAIANGIEVQNDDDRERIIKILTMIKDEKLKIPEGYNPDPLAAMCETCRVRAISRLRFRCNTCYIYLNQCSDCIVTQLLAHNFEHLSHDVVTESDL